A genome region from Tolypothrix sp. PCC 7712 includes the following:
- a CDS encoding tellurite resistance TerB C-terminal domain-containing protein — protein MSLKSNDVDKVTRPKINNNMHSAILSNRLFLGIVAFSVSFGLSLVPNWDYSKAFVTGIITVIATYAAALSVDRRRKNHEMLILSSLRKRIKELEELKSRIAREVHQIEEHRNSLYTESKNLQNKVAESRNQRDSIQRELSTFAGQKKQFEHEITVISTEIHNLEQNKTELNNSVSMLNAEKRRLELNCNVSRSEINQLQHQISELLQEKEEIENNLTLLGRLKPQIEEKLYELRIELQSLEVEFNQKNQLLLNTSNNPENVESNLNDVQTKIGEHQVELQKLQAQIFLLQEERDLLQSQVWELLQQLETLNPEPLADRRHEENVELFPFAELIEPLETIDIKPDTSEALSEEWYHFFEHLQNHEIDVIKALLSAENPQTTIKQIAEVNITMPNLLIDAINGKASDNLGELIINTNVEPPEIYPEYISNMKKMLANYQEDI, from the coding sequence ATGTCTTTAAAAAGTAATGATGTTGACAAGGTGACTAGGCCAAAAATCAATAATAATATGCACTCAGCAATATTAAGCAATCGACTATTTCTAGGAATAGTAGCCTTTAGTGTCAGTTTTGGTCTTAGTCTTGTCCCTAACTGGGATTATTCTAAAGCCTTTGTCACAGGTATCATTACTGTAATTGCTACCTATGCAGCCGCATTATCTGTAGATAGGCGGCGCAAAAATCATGAAATGCTCATTTTAAGTTCTCTGCGAAAGCGCATCAAAGAACTAGAAGAATTAAAATCTCGAATTGCTAGAGAAGTTCACCAAATTGAAGAACACCGCAATTCCTTATATACAGAATCAAAAAACTTACAAAATAAAGTAGCTGAATCTCGCAATCAACGGGATAGCATTCAACGCGAACTCAGCACTTTTGCGGGACAAAAAAAACAGTTCGAGCATGAAATTACTGTTATTAGTACAGAAATTCATAACTTAGAGCAAAATAAAACAGAACTGAACAATTCGGTTTCTATGCTCAATGCAGAAAAACGTCGTCTGGAATTAAACTGTAACGTCTCCCGTTCCGAAATTAATCAGTTACAGCATCAAATTAGCGAACTTCTGCAAGAAAAAGAAGAAATAGAAAATAATTTAACTCTCTTAGGTAGACTGAAACCACAAATCGAAGAAAAACTCTACGAACTGCGAATTGAACTGCAAAGTTTAGAAGTTGAGTTTAACCAGAAAAATCAATTATTGCTAAATACCAGCAATAATCCAGAAAATGTAGAATCTAACTTAAATGACGTACAAACTAAAATAGGAGAACACCAAGTAGAACTCCAGAAATTACAAGCGCAAATCTTTTTATTACAAGAAGAACGCGACTTATTGCAAAGTCAAGTTTGGGAATTACTTCAGCAACTGGAAACACTTAATCCTGAACCTTTAGCAGATAGAAGACATGAAGAAAATGTAGAATTATTTCCGTTTGCAGAATTAATTGAACCCCTAGAAACAATAGATATCAAACCTGATACATCTGAGGCTTTATCTGAAGAATGGTATCATTTTTTTGAGCATCTACAGAATCATGAAATTGATGTCATCAAAGCCCTATTATCAGCAGAAAATCCTCAAACAACCATTAAACAGATTGCCGAAGTAAATATTACCATGCCAAATCTATTAATAGATGCAATCAATGGTAAAGCCAGTGATAATTTAGGTGAATTAATCATTAATACAAATGTAGAACCACCAGAAATTTATCCAGAATATATCAGCAATATGAAAAAAATGCTGGCTAACTATCAAGAAGATATATAA
- a CDS encoding ATP-binding protein: MAKLKLSKKISTALINSLSAGVVPRLGVEHIAVGREQELKSLLQNLDDIAEGVSAFRFIIGNYGSGKSFILQLLRSRAMEQGFVVADADLSSERRLAGSNNEGLATYRELMSRLATKTRPDGGALVSILEGWINKIQQEVAKETSLRPNDEGFDDKVEEKIREVVQYIEDLVHGFDFGSVIIAYWRGYRLDDDNLKNAAMRWLRGEFTTKIEAKAALGVRVIIDDDSWYDYIKLIAKFVAEIGYKGLLVLVDESVHLYQISTTVTREKNYNRLLAMFNDTMQCKAEHLGIFIGGTTKFLEDQNRGLFADQAWRRRTKESRFVTQAGVQEYSGPVIRLNPLSKEEILTLLQRIIEIHAQNFGYEKTLSNRELNEFVKEIVNRLGAEALLTPGEIVRDFISVLNILHHNPKMLFSQLIHDAKFKPTVAGKDATLDEDNAAEFSL; this comes from the coding sequence ATGGCAAAGCTCAAACTCTCGAAAAAAATATCCACTGCTTTAATTAATTCCCTAAGTGCGGGAGTAGTACCTCGATTAGGAGTTGAACATATAGCAGTAGGTCGGGAACAAGAACTCAAAAGCCTATTACAGAATCTCGATGATATTGCAGAAGGGGTATCGGCATTTCGGTTTATAATTGGCAACTACGGTTCGGGGAAAAGCTTCATTCTCCAATTGCTTCGCAGCCGTGCTATGGAACAAGGTTTTGTAGTAGCGGATGCTGATTTATCCTCAGAACGCCGCCTAGCCGGAAGTAATAATGAAGGTCTAGCAACCTATCGCGAATTAATGAGTCGTCTCGCTACAAAAACTCGTCCCGATGGTGGTGCTTTAGTCTCAATTTTGGAAGGATGGATTAATAAAATTCAACAAGAAGTAGCTAAAGAAACTAGCTTACGTCCCAATGATGAAGGCTTTGATGACAAAGTTGAGGAAAAAATTCGGGAAGTTGTTCAGTATATTGAAGACTTAGTCCACGGTTTTGATTTTGGTAGCGTCATTATTGCTTATTGGCGTGGTTATCGACTGGATGATGATAACTTAAAAAATGCTGCTATGCGCTGGCTAAGAGGAGAATTCACCACCAAAATTGAAGCGAAAGCTGCTTTAGGCGTGCGTGTCATTATTGATGATGATAGTTGGTATGACTATATTAAACTCATAGCTAAATTTGTCGCAGAAATTGGTTATAAAGGGCTATTAGTTCTTGTCGATGAATCAGTACACTTATATCAAATATCTACTACAGTAACGCGAGAGAAAAATTACAATCGACTCCTCGCAATGTTTAACGACACCATGCAGTGTAAAGCCGAACATCTCGGTATTTTTATTGGTGGAACTACAAAATTTTTAGAAGACCAAAATCGGGGATTATTTGCAGACCAAGCTTGGCGCAGACGCACAAAAGAAAGCCGCTTTGTGACTCAAGCTGGGGTACAAGAATATTCAGGGCCAGTAATTAGGCTGAATCCGTTAAGTAAAGAAGAGATACTCACGCTATTGCAACGCATAATTGAGATTCATGCTCAGAATTTTGGCTATGAAAAGACTTTGAGTAATCGCGAATTAAATGAATTTGTGAAAGAAATTGTTAATCGTTTAGGCGCAGAAGCTTTGCTGACACCAGGAGAGATTGTCAGAGATTTTATTAGTGTATTGAATATTCTGCATCACAACCCCAAAATGCTATTTTCACAATTGATTCATGATGCTAAATTTAAACCTACTGTTGCCGGAAAAGATGCAACTTTAGATGAAGATAATGCAGCAGAATTTAGTTTGTAA